A portion of the Corynebacterium faecale genome contains these proteins:
- a CDS encoding antitoxin: MKPIKDVLAAHGVPIDDPDDATLSGGEHAQAIIITALVEQWDRLDGGQQRSIANALAASTAVTEEAESWVRDRIRPAE; this comes from the coding sequence ATGAAGCCAATCAAGGATGTCCTCGCTGCTCATGGTGTGCCCATCGATGATCCTGACGATGCCACCTTAAGCGGTGGCGAGCATGCCCAGGCGATCATTATCACCGCCTTGGTCGAGCAGTGGGATCGCCTTGATGGTGGCCAGCAACGGAGCATTGCGAACGCTTTGGCAGCGTCTACCGCGGTCACGGAAGAAGCCGAATCATGGGTGAGGGATCGCATCCGCCCTGCCGAATAA